The Candidatus Neomarinimicrobiota bacterium nucleotide sequence TCTTTATAATTCGAGCAACTTCCTAAATCTAATGGTTTTTCCGAAAACTTCGTGTTTGAGCACCATGATAAATACCACTAGGACTACTGAATAGCATAAACACTATTGTGAAAGACCATCCATCATACCAATATGTGCGAGTTCGAAGTTTTCTTGATTTTTTTCCCGCAGGGATCTCGATGAGGCTGCCCCCTTTTTTATCAAGGAAAAAGGGGGCATATCGATAGAAACAATGACAATATTTGACCGTATAGCAGTTCAAATTGGATCTAAAACAATATATCTTCATTCTTTTGGGTGAAGTCGAATTCACCGATCCTGCGCCCCGGGATTCGGCGGCGCCTCCTCCCAGTACCGCACAAATTCATTGGTGCGATCTGAGGTGTGCAGGTAAGAAAACCGGGCCACCTGCCGGCCTACATCTTTGACGCGTCGCTCCAGATCCGTATCGGTCATTCGGCCGTTCTCGTCGAATACTTCATACACCCGGGGAATGGACACCTGCTCCGGAATCACCCAGGCGTGCAGCGCCCGTCCGATAGTTCGTAAACTTGTCAGGGCATCCACGCCACCGAGCTGACCCGCTGAGACGCTTACCAGTCCGAGCATTTTCCCCTCGAATTCGTCGAATCCCATCAGATCCAATGCATTCTTCAGAACACCGCTAAAGCTCCCGTGGTACTCAGGCGTCCCCAGGATAACGCCATCAGCATCCTTTACCTGGTCACGCAATTTCTGGACATCACCCTTTTTCGCGGCCTCTGTGTTACTGCCGTCGCAAAACGGCAATTCGAACTCCCGCAGATCGATCAGTGCGGTCTCGTCCCCCAGTTCGGCTGCACCGGCCAGGGCGACATTCATAACTTTTTTGGTATAGCTTCCATCCCGCAGGCTACCACAGATACCTACGATCCGGATTTTTTCATCAGTTTTAATTTGGTTCATAACGTTAGTCAATCCTTCACTGATATATTTTTATGCTTCATCCATTTCATGTATCAATATCTTCGGAGCAAACTTATTGAGTAATAGTCTCAGAACCAAGGGAGCACTCCCGAAGTCGGTCGTCTTTTCGCACCGTTGGCGATCGACTCGGACAAAACAGTGTTTTCCAAACCTTTAAAGCACGTCTCTCCCTCTCTTCGGAAGAGAGGGAGAACAAGTGGGTGAGTTGTGTTTGAAATAGCAAAGGCAGCTTTTCACTTTCGAAATTGGATATTAGACATTCGGAATTCATGTTCACCATAAACAACGAACATTATTTTCTTTCACTTTTCTTCTTTTACCAATTACTCATTTTCCCACCCCGGTAAGTTGGGCTCAAAGCGACCCCTTTTAGTCAATTTGCTCTACAATCTCCCCTTATACCTTACACCCTATACCTTCTTCCCTTTAAACAAACCTGGTTATCTGAATAAAAGTACGATTAGGAGACACCCCCACCCCGAACACCATCTCCAAACAAACCGAGTTCAAACGTGGATCTGCACAGGAAATTATCCTAACTTTGACCAATCAAATTTTTAACCTCCCCCCGGTAGAAAATATAATCGAAATAGTGAGGTAAATTATGTCGGAAAAATTAAACAAGTACAGTTCCCGCTTAACCCAGGAACGCTCCCAGGTCGGCTCCCAGGCGATGCTGTACGGTATTGGTCTGTCGGAAGAGGATATGGCTAAGCCGCAAGTCGGAATCGCCAGCATGGGCTGGGACGGAAACCCATGTAACATGCACCTGAACGACCTGGCGCAGCACGTGAAAACCAGCGTAAATAATTCCGATTTGGTCGGGCTCACCTTCCACACCATCGGCGTCAGCGACGGAATTGCCATGGGAACGGAAGGGATGAAATACTCCCTGCCTTCCAGAGATATTATTGCCGATTCCATCGAAACGGTGATGCGGGCCCAGTGGTACGACGCCAATATCTCTCTGGCGGGGTGCGATAAAAATATGCCGGGCTCGCTTATGGCCATGGCTCGGGTGAATCGGCCGAGCATCATGGTTTACGGCGGCACGATCCGTCCCGGATGCTACGACGATAAAAAACTGGACATCGTCTCGGCATTCGAGGCGTACGGCGAATATCTCTCCAAAGAGATTGACGAGGATGAACTGGACAACGTGCTGAAGCACGCCTGTCCCGGCGCCGGCGCCTGTGGCGGGATGTATACGGCAAATACCATGGCCTCTGCCAT carries:
- a CDS encoding NAD(P)H-dependent oxidoreductase, giving the protein MNQIKTDEKIRIVGICGSLRDGSYTKKVMNVALAGAAELGDETALIDLREFELPFCDGSNTEAAKKGDVQKLRDQVKDADGVILGTPEYHGSFSGVLKNALDLMGFDEFEGKMLGLVSVSAGQLGGVDALTSLRTIGRALHAWVIPEQVSIPRVYEVFDENGRMTDTDLERRVKDVGRQVARFSYLHTSDRTNEFVRYWEEAPPNPGAQDR